In a genomic window of Raphanus sativus cultivar WK10039 unplaced genomic scaffold, ASM80110v3 Scaffold0057, whole genome shotgun sequence:
- the LOC130500905 gene encoding uncharacterized protein LOC130500905 produces the protein MSTKKETRLRKYIKVPVKILVKARDLYIQSMNQLSSHDLGGTMSFGIPVCSVSSLPRSLSTSHSQNSARAIEDRVAQLVRSASARSTTVYTCHGPPMKLRKAKSVRSCDDHHRFERIDETSPLINFGSNHKMTQRSKSYSVAKYTYALQ, from the coding sequence ATGAGCACGAAAAAGGAGACCAGGCTACGGAAGTACATAAAGGTTCCCGTAAAGATTTTGGTCAAAGCTAGAGACTTGTACATACAAAGCATGAATCAGTTATCTTCCCATGACCTTGGCGGCACCATGTCTTTTGGAATACCAGTCTGCTCCGTAAGCTCTCTCCCACGAAGTCTAAGCACAAGCCACTCCCAAAATTCCGCGAGGGCCATAGAGGATCGTGTAGCTCAGCTTGTAAGATCCGCATCAGCTAGGAGTACGACCGTTTATACGTGCCATGGACCGCCCATGAAATTGAGGAAGGCAAAGAGTGTGAGAAGTTGCGATGATCATCACAGGTTTGAGAGAATTGATGAGACAAGTCCTTTGATTAATTTTGGGAGTAATCACAAGATGACTCAAAGGAGTAAGAGTTACAGTGTTGCTAAGTATACTTACGCGCTCCAGTAA
- the LOC108853037 gene encoding VQ motif-containing protein 29 gives MSRSYLSAQETNTLTTRNYLMSLHSTRKQPSKPLKRPVSSPLKSMQPQVYRVDTVNFKELVQRLTGAPAHDDVLKPFKSLDNSANESSSSLAFDLSSSSWGDLSLQTPASLSRW, from the coding sequence ATGTCTCGGAGTTACCTTAGTGCCCAAGAAACCAATACACTGACAACAAGAAATTACCTAATGTCACTCCATTCGACCAGAAAGCAACCTTCAAAGCCATTGAAGAGGCCTGTATCATCGCCTTTGAAGTCAATGCAGCCCCAGGTTTACCGAGTCGACACAGTGAACTTCAAGGAGTTGGTTCAGAGGCTAACTGGTGCACCTGCGCACGATGATGTGCTTAAGCCGTTCAAGAGTTTAGATAATTCAGCGAATGAGAGTTCTTCATCATTAGCATTTgatttatcatcatcatcatgggGAGATTTATCACTTCAAACTCCTGCAAGTCTCTCCAGATGGTAG
- the LOC130500904 gene encoding F-box protein At2g40910-like: protein MGLSFIHHPKRMKRRIPQKMEIPNDVVMEEILARLPAKSLMRFKCVSKLWSSLISSRYFCNRFLTVPTRPRPRIYMCLQDNNDFRNNVTLSLAPDTTNPNCFVVDHNLTSPRVGGYVLQNLRGFMCYPFFRKPTFYNPATRQLVTIPAAFKSQNIIPAPPEEEAFKSYNYYFGYDSVIDQYYVLWSTGVYVKHLGETKSEHLVFVLKAGGEGSWKKAYPTSPDYLPHIPAKRGMCIDGVIYYMGWTGTYSLGLVSFHIRSGDFKMIQVPGRDGDEVFLRTMKNVSLIEYGGKVTIIDLTNLREKGMLDLWAVEDAGNKKSFTRKTMVLQSSQLPLVINNKTIYTMKGTTDNNKVFFIPEDMFSPFHILCYDLRSNDMTKIEIKGIPDHWFNIDRSTINVMLMDQSEDLVSLET from the coding sequence ATGGGTTTGTCTTTCATCCATCATCCGAAGAGGATGAAGAGAAGAATACCGCAGAAGATGGAGATTCCTAATGATGTGGTGATGGAGGAGATCCTTGCGAGATTGCCGGCAAAATCTCTGATGAGATTCAAGTGTGTCTCAAAGCTTTGGTCATCGCTTATCAGCTCAAGATATTTTTGTAACCGTTTTCTCACAGTTCCAACCCGACCTCGTCCTCGGATTTACATGTGTTTGCAGGATAACAATGACTTCAGAAACAATGTAACACTATCATTGGCTCCAGACACTACTAATCCTAATTGCTTTGTGGTTGACCACAATCTGACCAGCCCTCGGGTGGGAGGCTACGTTTTACAAAATCTTCGTGGCTTCATGTGCTACCCTTTTTTTAGAAAGCCGACGTTCTACAACCCTGCCACCCGACAACTAGTCACCATACCTGCCGCCTTCAAATCCCAAAACATCATACCAGCTCCTCCAGAAGAAGAAGCCTTCAAATCATACAATTACTATTTTGGATATGACTCAGTTATCGACCAGTACTATGTGCTCTGGTCAACTGGTGTCTACGTGAAACATTTGGGAGAGACAAAGTCAGAGCATCTGGTCTTTGTCCTAAAAGCTGGAGGAGAAGGTTCCTGGAAAAAGGCGTATCCAACTTCACCAGACTATCTTCCTCACATTCCGGCCAAAAGAGGAATGTGTATTGATGGGGTTATATATTACATGGGTTGGACTGGTACGTATAGTTTAGGGCTTGTGAGCTTCCACATTAGATCCGGAGACTTCAAAATGATCCAAGTACCTGGTAGGGACGGAGATGAGGTGTTTCTAAGGACGATGAAGAATGTGAGTCTTATAGAGTATGGTGGCAAAGTAACTATCATTGACCTAACCAATCTTAGGGAAAAGGGTATGCTGGATTTATGGGCTGTGGAagatgctgggaacaagaagagtTTTACAAGGAAAACTATGGTTTTGCAGTCTTCTCAGCTACCTTTGgttattaataacaaaactaTATACACCATGAAAGGTACAACTGACAATAACAAGGTTTTCTTTATACCAGAGGATATGTTTTCTCCCTTTCACATTCTCTGTTATGACCTTCGAAGCAATGATATGACAAAGATCGAAATAAAAGGAATACCGGACCACTGGTTTAATATTGATAGATCGACCATTAACGTGATGTTGATGGATCAGAGTGAGGATCTCGTGTCCTTGGAGACTTGA
- the LOC108849905 gene encoding putative phytosulfokines 4 has protein sequence MDNLSTLLMVALVLCTATVTCTARPEPADFPSFTISPADILSLEMMDSKLYEAAGGSCEKDDDEDCLTRRTLTAHLDYIYTQNNP, from the exons ATGGATAATCTCTCTACTTTGCTCATGGTGGCTCTTGTCCTTTGCACCGCCACGGTAACGTGCACCGCCCGCCCCGAACCGGCCGATTTCCCCTCCTTCACTATCTCTCCAGCCGACATACTTAGTCTg GAAATGATGGATTCAAAATTATATGAAGCGGCGGGAGGGAGCTGCGAGAAAGACGATGACGAAGATTGCTTGACGAGAAGAACATTAACGGCTCATCTTGATTATATCTATACACAGAATAACCCTTAG
- the LOC108849679 gene encoding growth-regulating factor 2, with translation MDIGTHVPGSVTSNVNGSPDLKEDRSGLPRSSKLSRTTTTAMAEEDKSLSSPYSKSLGFPLARSASDSLRQEHMLSFSDKPEAQDFSKYVCLDNKNSLSPFLHQFPPPQYRSYSGGGYGCGGMMMGMQGKGPFTLTQWAELEQQALIYKYITANVPVPSSLLISIQKSFYPYGSLPPSSFGWGTFHLGFAGGNMDPEPGRCRRTDGKKWRCSRDAVPDQKYCERHINRGRHRSRKLVELQSNQTAVAAAASKEQSVVAGGINRNRSLATPAQYTNPSTDSLPNNRVQSQVYPSTVNLQPKDSPKQRNNNSSFEFGHISSDSLLNPNSAKSLLGSTYLDFSSGHDKQHGNHSHSTWPEELKSDWTQLSMSIPVASSSPSSTHITGEDKTTMSPLRLSLESDLSEQETLKKVNTWIPISWGNSLGGPLGEVLNSTTNSPTLGSSPTGVLQKSTFCPLSNGNGSPIAESNDRNTGGDYFRYTS, from the exons ATGGACATTGGGACTCATGTTCCCGGGTCGGTTACTAGTAACGTAAACGGGTCACCAGATCTGAAAGAAGACAGATCCGGTTTGCCACGAAGTTCCAAGCTatcaagaacaacaacaacagcaatgGCTGAAGAAGACAAGAGCTTGTCTTCCCCTTACAGCAAGTCGTTGGGGTTCCCACTTGCGAGATCTGCTTCTGACTCTCTCCGACAAGAACATATGCTTAGCTTCTCAGACAAACCAGAAGCTCAAGACTTCAGTAAATATGTCTGTTTGGATAacaagaactctctctcaccgTTTCTCCACCAGTTCCCACCTCCTCAATATAGAAGCTACTCAGGAG gAGGATATGGTTGTGGTGGGATGATGATGGGCATGCAAGGGAAAGGACCTTTTACATTGACTCAATGGGCTGAGCTAGAACAACAGGCGTTGATCTATAAATATATCACAGCCAATGTCCCTGTTCCTTCTAGTCTGCTCATCTCTATCCAAAAGTCCTTTTACCCTTATGGATCTTTGCCTCCTAGCTCTT TTGGATGGGGAACATTCCATCTAGGTTTCGCAGGGGGTAACATGGATCCTGAGCCAGGAAGATGCCGTAGAACAGACGGGAAGAAATGGAGGTGCTCAAGAGATGCTGTTCCTGATCAGAAATACTGTGAAAGACACATCAACAGAGGCCGTCACCGTTCAAGAAAGCTTGTGGAACTCCAATCTAACCAGACCGCTGTTGCTGCAGCTGCGTCCAAAGAACAGTCTGTGGTTGCTGGTGGTATTAACCGTAACCGCAGCCTCGCCACCCCAGCTCAATACACCAATCCGTCTACAGACTCTCTACCTAACAATAG AGTCCAGAGTCAGGTATATCCATCAACGGTTAACTTGCAACCCAAGGATTCTCCTAAACAGAGAAACAACAACAGCTCTTTTGAGTTTGGACACATATCCTCTGATTCATTGCTCAACCCTAACTCGGCAAAGAGCTTACTTGGATCAACGTACTTGGATTTTAGCAGCGGCCATGATAAGCAACATGGCAATCACAGTCACAGCACTTGGCCTGAAGAGCTGAAGTCAGACTGGACGCAGCTCTCAATGTCAATTCCAGTAGCATCATCGTCTCCTTCCTCCACACACATCACTGGCGAAGACAAAACCACTATGTCACCTCTCAGGCTATCTCTCGAGTCCGACCTTTCCGAGCAGGAAACGCTCAAAAAGGTGAATACGTGGATACCGATCTCATGGGGAAACTCCTTAGGAGGTCCTCTAGGTGAAGTACTCAACAGCACAACGAATAGCCCCACGTTGGGTTCTTCTCCAACAGGGGTTTTGCAAAAGTCTACGTTTTGTCCACTCTCTAACGGTAACGGCAGCCCCATTGCAGAGAGCAATGACAGAAACACTGGTGGCGACTACTTCCGTTACACTAGCTGA
- the LOC108852756 gene encoding glycosyltransferase 6 gives MGKHVGAKTRTSVCISDGAVFFAGAFMSLTLVWSYFSIFSPSSNFTLFRRDNEPIKCSGFDMQSDPEDPGFYDDPDLSYSIERPITGWDEKRKQWLESHPSFKPGSENRIVMVTGSQPAPCKNPIGDHLLLRCFKNKVDYCRIHGHDIFYGNSLLHPKMNSYWAKLPAVKAAMLAHPEAEWIWWVDSDAIFTDMEFTPPLHRYRYHNLVVHGWPSIIYDKQSWTAVNAGVFLIRNCQWSMELIDTWKSMGPVSPDYAKWGPIQRSIFKDKLFPESDDQTALIYLLYKHKEVYYPKIYLEAEYYFQGYWIGVVGGFFANVTERYLEMEREEATLRRRHAEKVSERYGAFREERFLKGEFGGRGSRRRAFVTHFTGCQPCSGDHNPSYDGDTCWNEMIRALNFADNQVMRAYGYVHTDLSKTSPLQPLPFDYPDETW, from the coding sequence atgGGAAAGCACGTCGGTGCAAAGACCAGAACCTCTGTCTGTATCTCAGATGGAGCTGTCTTCTTTGCCGGAGCTTTCATGTCTCTAACTCTCGTTTGGTCTTACTTCTCAATCTTTTCACCTTCCTCCAATTTCACCTTATTTCGACGAGACAACGAACCGATTAAATGCTCCGGTTTCGACATGCAATCCGACCCGGAAGATCCCGGTTTTTACGACGATCCGGACCTAAGCTACTCCATCGAGAGACCAATCACGGGATGGGACGAGAAACGGAAGCAATGGCTCGAATCTCACCCCTCGTTCAAACCCGGTTCGGAAAACCGGATCGTGATGGTAACCGGTTCTCAACCGGCTCCGTGTAAAAACCCGATCGGAGACCACCTGCTGCTCCGGTGCTTCAAGAACAAAGTCGACTACTGCCGAATCCACGGCCACGACATCTTCTACGGCAACTCTCTGCTTCACCCCAAGATGAATTCGTATTGGGCGAAGCTCCCGGCGGTTAAGGCGGCGATGCTCGCTCACCCCGAGGCGGAGTGGATTTGGTGGGTAGACTCCGACGCTATTTTCACCGATATGGAGTTTACGCCGCCGTTGCACCGTTACCGTTATCACAATCTCGTCGTTCACGGTTGGCCGAGTATTATTTACGATAAACAGAGTTGGACGGCCGTTAACGCCGGCGTTTTCCTTATTAGGAACTGCCAATGGTCGATGGAGTTAATCGACACGTGGAAAAGTATGGGCCCGGTGAGTCCGGACTACGCTAAGTGGGGTCCGATCCAACGGTCTATATTTAAAGATAAGCTGTTTCCCGAGTCGGATGATCAGACGGCTCTGATTTATTTGCTGTATAAACACAAAGAGGTGTATTACCCTAAGATATACCTCGAGGCAGAGTATTATTTCCAAGGGTATTGGATCGGTGTCGTCGGGGGTTTCTTCGCTAACGTGACGGAGCGGTATCTCGAGATGGAGCGAGAAGAGGCCACGTTGCGGAGACGGCACGCGGAGAAGGTGAGCGAGCGATACGGTGCGTTTAGAGAGGAGAGGTTTTTGAAGGGCGAGTTTGGAGGGAGAGGGAGTCGCCGGAGAGCGTTCGTGACGCATTTCACGGGCTGTCAGCCTTGTAGCGGGGACCACAATCCGAGTTATGATGGTGACACGTGTTGGAATGAGATGATTAGAGCCCTTAATTTCGCTGATAATCAGGTGATGCGCGCGTACGGGTACGTTCATACTGATCTCAGTAAGACTTCTCCTCTCCAACCTCTGCCGTTCGATTATCCCGATGAGACGTGGTGA
- the LOC108848363 gene encoding heptahelical transmembrane protein 4 produces MGGDAEIKQQLKPKYLPSETIEKKQRNVKGKRLWQKVKYQLVEYHALPAYLRDNEYIIGHYRSEWPIKQILLSIFTIHNETLNVWTHLIGFFLFLALTIYTATKVPSVVDLHSLQHRLPDILRKTDLHKLHTDLMSRLPSSPSKWHVMELLYNCLPERFSHGNYTDMCVLHSVKEDLANMIAPLIFRPITRWPFYAFLGGAMFCLLASSTCHLLSCHSERVAYIMLRLDYAGIAALIATSFYPPVYYSFMCDPFFCNLYLGFITILGIATVLVSLVPVFQTPEFRVVRASLFFGMGFSGAAPILHKLIIFWDQPEALHTTCYEVLMGLLYGLGALVYVTRIPERWMPGKFDIAGHSHQLFHVLVVAGAFTHYRAGLVYLKWRDIEGC; encoded by the exons ATGGGTGGTGACGCAGAGATCAAGCAACAATTAAAACCTAAATATCTTCCATCCGAAACAATAGAGAAGAAGCAACGCAATGTGAAAGGGAAGAGATTATGGCAGAAAGTGAAATATCAGTTGGTGGAGTATCACGCATTGCCTGCTTATCTGAGAGACAACGAGTACATCATTGGTCATTACAGATCCGAATGGCCTATCAAACAAATCCTTCTCAGCATCTTTACTATCCACAACGAGACCTTGAATGTTTGGAC GCACTTGATTGGTTTTTTCCTGTTTCTTGCGCTTACTATATACACAGCTACCAAAGTACCAAGCGTTGTGGATCTTCACTCACTTCAACACCGTTTACCTGATATCTTGAGGAAGACAGATCTTCACAAACTTCACACTGACCTCATGTCTCGCCTTCCTTCTAGTCCTTCTAAGTGGCATGTCATGGAGCTTCTCTATAACTGTCTGCCTGAAAGATTCTCTCATGGCAACTACACCGACATGTGTGTTCTT CACTCGGTGAAGGAAGATCTTGCAAACATGATAGCTCCTTTAATCTTCAGACCAATCACCAGATGGCCATTCTATGCATTTCTAGGCGGTGCAATGTTCTGTCTACTAGCAAGCAGCACGTGCCACCTCCTCTCGTGTCACTCAGAGCGAGTCGCTTACATAATGCTTAGGCTTGACTACGCAGGAATCGCAGCTCTAATCGCTACTTCCTTCTACCCTCCTGTCTACTACTCCTTCATGTGTGATCCTTTCTTCTGCAACCTCTACTTAGGTTTCATTACAATCTTAGGAATTGCCACCGTGCTTGTCTCTTTAGTACCGGTCTTCCAAACACCAGAGTTTCGTGTTGTGAGGGCCTCTCTATTCTTTGGAATGGGATTCTCTGGAGCAGCTCCCATCCTACACAAGCTGATCATCTTTTGGGACCAGCCTGAAGCGCTTCACACTACATGTTATGAGGTTTTGATGGGTTTGCTTTACGGGCTAGGAGCTTTGGTTTATGTGACTAGGATACCTGAGAGATGGATGCCTGGTAAATTTGATATAGCTGGACATAGCCATCAGTTGTTTCATGTTCTGGTGGTTGCTGGTGCCTTCACACATTATAGAGCAGGGCTTGTGTATCTCAAATGGAGAGATATTGAAGGATGTTGA
- the LOC108851890 gene encoding LOW QUALITY PROTEIN: basic leucine zipper 34 (The sequence of the model RefSeq protein was modified relative to this genomic sequence to represent the inferred CDS: inserted 1 base in 1 codon; substituted 2 bases at 2 genomic stop codons), producing MTQKLLIQYIIRLYTVFXSAXNTPSLFAHKYQAPTMQFFPFPLLISLISLVRKNXAIMLSTVPAFSMSEPGLVNQFSGFQTGFTPWEWDSSDLFSVNQLSLEPAIPSPCYGESDSGLIKINSYFGDIKTGSDEKHTGFNKIEPGFDEVHSSHGVPDEPDSDDPKQWTAIANSDSGDQNHNRTKLIQPEMTEEKKRKRMESNRESAKRSRMRKQSHINNLSNQVNQLDMENRELKNRLQLFTYQLQRVTTDNIQLVAEQDILRLRLSEMRRFQMIRQLQQQQQWELNNRRMIMTEQNPSSITDHMIYK from the exons ATGACTCAAAAGTTGCTTATACAGTATATTATAAGGTTGTATACCGTATTTTAAAGTGCCTAAAATACCCCCAGTTTATTTGCCCATAAATATCAAGCTCCAACAATGCAATTCTTCCCTTTTCCCCTTCTaatctctctcatctctctagTAAGAAAAA AAGCAATTATGTTGTCCACTGTACCGGCCTTTTCCATGTCTGAACCAGGTTTAGTTAATCAATTTTCGGGGTTCCAAACCGGGTTCACTCCTTGGGAATGGGACAGCTCTGATCTTTTTTCCGTTAACCAACTGTCTCTTGAACCGGCCATTCCCAGTCCATGTTATGGTGAATCCGACTCTGGTCTCATCAAAATTAATTCTTATTTTGGTGACATCAAAACCGGTTCTGATGAAAAACACACCGGTTTCAACAAAATTGAACCCGGTTTTGACGAAGTTCACAGTTCCCACGGCGTACCAGATGAACCGGACTCGGACGACCCAAAACAATGGACAGCCATCGCGAATTCCGACTCGGGAGACCAGAATCATAACCGGACTAAACTAATTCAACCGGAGATGAccgaggagaagaagaggaagaggatggAATCGAACCGGGAATCGGCGAAAAGGTCGAGAATGCGTAAACAAAGTCACATTAATAATTTAAGCAACCAAGTAAACCAGCTCGACATGGAAAACCGTGAGCTCAAGAACCGACTCCAGTTATTTACATACCAGCTTCAACGAGTGACTACAGACAATATCCAGCTCGTGGCGGAACAAGACATTCTCCGGTTAAGATTGTCGGAGATGAGGCGGTTCCAGATGATCAGACaacttcaacaacaacaacaatgggAACTCAATAACCGGAGAATGATCATGACTGAACAAAACCCATCTTCGATCACTGATCATATgatatataagtaa